Proteins encoded by one window of Streptococcus sanguinis:
- a CDS encoding ABC transporter permease produces the protein MKKKPIYLYVLLVLSAIGTLLGVWSRFFSKFSEVDYTQIGFSKELSDQTNQFNKLYFEFLRNGMNMLIFFVMTALLIASIVFLVRKNLQMANISYIVYILVSLLSQVYVYISSKGIVGKVFTSPENVATHSNSLLLGTVLGFVISLIYLSIVIFKLIQQQKEAEKAELAASE, from the coding sequence ATGAAAAAGAAACCAATTTATCTTTATGTTTTGCTGGTCTTGTCAGCAATCGGAACTTTACTGGGAGTATGGAGCCGTTTTTTCTCAAAGTTTTCTGAGGTAGATTATACACAAATCGGTTTCTCAAAAGAGTTAAGTGATCAGACAAATCAGTTTAATAAACTTTATTTTGAATTTCTTCGCAATGGAATGAATATGCTGATTTTTTTCGTTATGACGGCTCTGTTAATAGCATCTATCGTCTTTTTGGTTAGAAAAAATCTGCAGATGGCTAATATTAGCTATATCGTTTATATACTAGTCAGTTTGCTATCTCAGGTTTACGTCTATATTTCATCGAAAGGGATTGTTGGCAAGGTATTTACAAGCCCTGAGAACGTTGCAACGCATTCAAACAGTCTTCTTTTAGGAACAGTGCTTGGCTTTGTTATCAGTTTAATTTATCTTTCCATCGTCATCTTTAAGTTAATTCAGCAGCAGAAAGAGGCTGAAAAAGCGGAACTAGCTGCAAGCGAATAA
- the malQ gene encoding 4-alpha-glucanotransferase produces MKKRQSGVLMHISSLPGKYGIGSFGQSAYDFVDFLVRTKQRYWQILPLGTTSYGDSPYQSFSAFAGNTYFIDFDILIEEGLLNEVDVKGADFGDDPRKVDYAKIFDARRPIMEKAVARFLKAGDLPDYENFVKQNAAWLEVFAEYMAIKEHFDNLAWTEWPDEAIRRREAASLASYREKLADKLTYHRVTQYLFFKQWLRLKAYANEHHIEIVGDMPIYVAADSADVWAQPHFFKTDAVGKPTCVAGCPPDEFSETGQLWGNPIYDWEAMDKDGYAWWIERLRESFKIYDIVRIDHFRGFESYWEVPAGSETSASGKWVKGPDYKLFAAVKEALGDLNIIAEDLGFMTDEVIELRERTGFPGMKILQFAFNPDDESIDSPHLAPNNSVMYTGTHDNNTVLGWYKDEIDDATRQYMAQYTNRKEYETVPHAMLRTIFASVSFMAIATMQDLLELDSAARMNYPSTIGGNWTWRMTAEELNPIVEGELYSLTKTYRRMNTDLINE; encoded by the coding sequence ATGAAAAAACGTCAAAGCGGCGTGCTCATGCACATTTCATCCCTTCCGGGCAAGTACGGTATCGGATCTTTTGGCCAAAGTGCTTATGATTTTGTAGACTTCTTGGTTCGCACCAAGCAGCGCTATTGGCAGATTTTGCCACTGGGAACGACCAGTTATGGTGACTCTCCTTATCAGTCTTTCTCTGCTTTTGCGGGAAATACCTACTTTATCGATTTTGATATTCTGATAGAAGAAGGTTTGCTGAACGAGGTAGATGTTAAGGGAGCTGATTTCGGAGATGATCCTAGAAAAGTGGATTATGCAAAGATTTTCGATGCTCGCCGTCCAATCATGGAAAAAGCAGTAGCTCGCTTCTTGAAAGCAGGCGATCTGCCTGACTATGAGAACTTTGTGAAGCAAAATGCAGCTTGGCTGGAAGTTTTCGCTGAGTACATGGCTATCAAAGAGCATTTTGATAATCTAGCTTGGACAGAGTGGCCGGATGAAGCTATCCGCCGCCGTGAGGCTGCTAGCCTCGCTTCATACCGTGAGAAGCTGGCTGACAAGCTAACTTATCATCGTGTAACCCAGTATCTCTTCTTTAAGCAGTGGTTAAGATTAAAAGCCTATGCTAATGAACATCACATCGAGATTGTCGGAGATATGCCAATCTATGTGGCAGCTGATAGTGCTGATGTGTGGGCACAGCCGCACTTCTTTAAGACAGATGCTGTTGGTAAGCCGACTTGTGTGGCAGGCTGTCCGCCAGATGAATTTTCAGAAACTGGCCAGCTTTGGGGCAACCCTATCTATGACTGGGAAGCTATGGATAAGGATGGTTATGCTTGGTGGATTGAGCGTCTGCGTGAAAGCTTCAAGATTTACGACATTGTCCGTATCGACCACTTCCGCGGCTTTGAGTCTTACTGGGAAGTACCTGCTGGCTCAGAAACATCTGCTTCTGGTAAGTGGGTCAAAGGTCCTGACTACAAGCTCTTTGCAGCGGTTAAGGAAGCCTTGGGTGATTTGAATATCATCGCAGAAGACCTAGGCTTTATGACGGACGAAGTGATCGAGCTGCGCGAGCGCACTGGTTTCCCAGGAATGAAGATCTTGCAATTTGCCTTCAATCCTGATGATGAAAGCATCGACAGCCCGCATCTGGCGCCAAACAACTCAGTTATGTATACCGGAACCCATGATAACAATACTGTTCTGGGCTGGTACAAGGATGAGATTGACGACGCTACTCGCCAGTACATGGCACAGTACACCAACCGTAAGGAGTACGAAACAGTACCTCATGCAATGCTGCGTACAATCTTTGCTTCAGTCAGCTTTATGGCCATTGCGACCATGCAAGACCTGCTGGAATTAGACAGTGCGGCACGGATGAACTATCCATCCACAATTGGCGGCAACTGGACTTGGCGGATGACAGCTGAAGAGCTGAATCCAATCGTCGAAGGTGAGCTTTACAGCTTGACCAAGACTTACCGTCGTATGAATACCGATTTAATTAACGAATAA
- a CDS encoding LacI family DNA-binding transcriptional regulator translates to MRVTIKEVAKLAGVSPSTVTRVVQNKSTISEETKKRVRAAMKELDYHPNLNARSLVSQSSQVIGLVLPDDSDVFYQNPFFPTVLRGISQIASDYDYAIQISTGQDEEHRLENLKQMILGKRVDGLIFLYSKQDDPLVDFAVRNNFPFLILGKAVSPFISLVDNDNIKAGYDATRYFLDKGYQKIAFLAGNKELVVSQDRYTGYKQALNEAERPLDERIIKFAFGFLLEDNSYKIMEELPLDEIEAIVTSDTLVAEGALHYLKDQDYHIPIITFDSLKPRIDVDAYIDINALELGKESFRTLFQIIKDNKEDKQICYRQLIPHSISTR, encoded by the coding sequence ATGCGAGTTACTATCAAAGAAGTCGCAAAACTAGCAGGCGTGTCACCCTCTACTGTGACCCGCGTCGTGCAAAACAAATCAACCATCAGTGAAGAAACCAAAAAACGGGTCCGTGCTGCTATGAAGGAACTGGACTATCATCCCAATCTCAATGCCAGAAGTCTGGTCAGCCAATCCAGCCAGGTCATCGGCTTGGTCCTGCCGGACGACTCAGATGTCTTCTATCAAAACCCTTTCTTCCCAACTGTATTGCGGGGGATTTCTCAAATCGCTTCTGACTATGACTATGCCATCCAGATCAGTACTGGGCAAGATGAAGAGCACCGCTTGGAAAATCTGAAGCAGATGATTTTGGGCAAGCGAGTTGACGGACTGATCTTCCTTTATTCTAAGCAGGACGATCCTTTGGTCGACTTTGCAGTCAGAAACAACTTTCCTTTCCTTATCCTAGGGAAAGCTGTCTCACCTTTCATCTCTCTAGTGGACAACGACAATATCAAGGCTGGCTATGACGCAACCAGATATTTCCTTGACAAGGGCTATCAGAAAATTGCCTTTCTGGCTGGGAATAAGGAGCTGGTTGTTTCTCAAGATCGTTACACAGGCTACAAGCAAGCCCTGAATGAAGCAGAACGGCCTTTGGATGAACGCATTATCAAATTTGCCTTCGGTTTCCTTCTGGAAGACAACAGTTACAAGATTATGGAGGAGCTGCCGCTAGATGAGATTGAAGCCATCGTGACCTCTGATACCTTGGTAGCAGAAGGAGCCCTGCACTATCTCAAAGATCAGGACTACCATATTCCCATTATCACCTTTGATTCTCTCAAACCACGGATTGATGTGGATGCTTATATCGATATCAATGCCCTTGAGCTTGGGAAAGAATCCTTCCGGACCCTCTTCCAAATCATCAAGGACAATAAAGAAGACAAGCAAATCTGCTATCGCCAGTTGATCCCGCATAGCATCAGCACTCGCTAA
- a CDS encoding YitT family protein, with protein MKKTNFYKLFRYYVRRFAYNFKILRSLKSISREKYDEKISASLVYGFLSAVAVNFFFQPGHVYSSGATGLAQVITALSTRFLGFTIPVSVTFYAINIPLMILAWYQIGHKFTIFTFITVTMSSLFIQFVPEVTLTDNPIINALFGGVVMGTGIGFALKSSISSGGTDIVSLTVRKKTGRNVGNISLIVNGIIMLIAGLTFGWEYALYSMITIFVSSRVTDAVFTKQKRMQAMIITSHPDRVIDKIHNKLHRGATVIHGAEGTYNHEKKAVLVTVITRAEFNEFKQIMKHTDPAAFVSVADNVHILGLFVEE; from the coding sequence ATGAAGAAGACTAATTTTTATAAACTCTTTCGCTATTATGTCCGCAGGTTTGCTTATAATTTTAAGATTTTGCGGTCTTTAAAGAGTATCTCGCGTGAGAAGTACGATGAGAAGATTTCTGCCTCGCTTGTCTATGGCTTTTTGTCAGCTGTAGCAGTCAATTTCTTCTTTCAACCGGGGCATGTTTATTCCAGCGGGGCGACTGGTCTGGCGCAGGTCATTACTGCCCTTAGTACTCGTTTCTTAGGTTTTACCATTCCGGTTTCTGTGACTTTTTACGCCATCAATATTCCACTGATGATTCTGGCCTGGTACCAGATTGGGCATAAGTTTACCATTTTCACCTTTATCACGGTTACCATGAGCTCGCTTTTTATCCAGTTTGTGCCAGAAGTGACTTTGACTGATAATCCTATTATCAACGCCCTTTTCGGTGGTGTGGTCATGGGCACGGGGATTGGCTTTGCCCTTAAGTCCAGCATTTCCAGCGGTGGGACTGATATTGTTAGTCTGACTGTTCGGAAAAAAACGGGCCGGAATGTCGGGAATATTTCCTTGATTGTCAATGGGATTATTATGCTGATTGCGGGTTTGACCTTTGGCTGGGAGTATGCGCTGTACTCCATGATTACTATTTTTGTATCAAGCCGGGTGACGGATGCTGTCTTTACCAAGCAGAAGCGTATGCAAGCCATGATTATCACCAGCCATCCAGACAGAGTGATTGATAAGATTCACAACAAGCTGCATCGTGGGGCGACAGTTATTCATGGCGCCGAGGGAACTTATAATCATGAGAAAAAAGCTGTTCTGGTGACAGTTATTACCCGAGCTGAGTTTAATGAATTCAAGCAAATCATGAAGCATACAGACCCAGCTGCCTTTGTCTCCGTTGCAGACAATGTCCATATCTTGGGACTTTTTGTGGAGGAGTGA
- the pulA gene encoding type I pullulanase, whose product MAFRIFQAYLDDENIITIELEKSFEAYSIHFTLEDKHSSSPLTIKNINNQEERIIYTVSANEPIDLTQSYKVYDQDRNHTDLQYRHIVKKPTFDEIFDYAGDDLGAQYSPQATDFRLWAPISEKVLLHLKDQVHHLKRLDKGVWHTRIEGDLEGASYSYLHKINGKWVEVHDPYALSSDVNSGNSYVINLDKIKKPIKRAKTQLNPTEAVIYEMSVRDFSMQKEAGFSYPGKFASLSESPVVHGQKFGLDYLKELGISHVQLMPVYDFGSVDEKHPELVYNWGYDPVQYNVPDGSFASDPRDPYARIRELQAAISAYHNADISVIMDVVYNHVYDANSYAFEKIVPGYFFRLNDMGYRTNGTFCGNDVASEKAMVHRYIKQSVKQWVSLYGFDGFRFDLMGILDIQTMQQIADELKALYPNIYLYGEGWQMDTGLASEHLAHQYNAAQLPDYGFFSDHFRDSLKQTIAQGRQIESKTPASQLENVLTANVGLKGEAHFIAPQQAINYVECHDNATVFDYFDIVNPAITLRDRLANSRLALHLVLLAQGVPFIHSGQEFFRTKNLIDNTYNMPDEINKLDWLRSLHYKEDIAFLKKLIAFRRAHPLLHLKTSTAIKQACQVNWLTDSLLEYKIQDRKESMTIVINFGNQEADYENKNKQRLHLQYPAIDVQKPIAPLADNYSLAGKQLIVLKS is encoded by the coding sequence ATGGCCTTTCGTATTTTTCAAGCCTATTTAGATGACGAAAACATCATCACCATCGAACTGGAAAAGAGCTTTGAAGCCTACTCCATCCATTTTACACTGGAAGACAAGCACAGCTCCAGCCCTTTAACCATCAAAAACATCAACAATCAGGAAGAGCGAATTATCTACACCGTGTCGGCTAATGAGCCCATTGACCTGACGCAGTCCTACAAGGTCTATGACCAAGACCGCAATCATACCGACCTACAGTACCGACATATCGTGAAAAAGCCTACTTTCGATGAGATTTTTGACTATGCAGGCGACGATTTGGGAGCTCAATACAGTCCCCAAGCCACCGACTTCAGACTCTGGGCGCCGATTTCCGAAAAAGTCCTCCTGCATCTGAAAGACCAGGTCCACCATCTCAAACGTCTGGATAAGGGAGTCTGGCATACCCGGATTGAGGGAGATTTAGAGGGAGCCTCCTATTCTTATCTCCATAAGATCAATGGCAAGTGGGTAGAAGTCCATGATCCCTACGCCCTATCCTCAGATGTTAATTCGGGCAACAGCTATGTCATTAATCTAGACAAGATTAAAAAGCCTATCAAACGAGCAAAAACACAGTTGAATCCGACAGAAGCCGTCATTTATGAAATGAGCGTCCGCGATTTCTCTATGCAGAAAGAAGCTGGCTTCTCCTATCCCGGGAAGTTTGCCTCGCTGAGCGAATCTCCAGTCGTTCACGGCCAGAAGTTCGGTCTGGACTATCTGAAAGAGCTGGGTATCAGCCATGTGCAGCTCATGCCCGTCTATGACTTTGGCAGCGTTGATGAAAAGCATCCAGAGCTCGTCTACAACTGGGGCTACGATCCTGTCCAGTACAATGTCCCAGACGGCAGTTTTGCCAGCGATCCGCGAGACCCTTATGCCCGCATCAGAGAGTTGCAGGCGGCCATTTCTGCCTACCACAATGCTGATATCAGCGTCATCATGGATGTGGTCTACAATCATGTCTATGATGCCAACAGCTATGCTTTTGAAAAAATCGTGCCCGGCTATTTTTTCCGTCTCAATGACATGGGCTACCGGACCAACGGAACTTTCTGCGGCAATGATGTAGCCAGTGAGAAGGCTATGGTCCACCGCTATATCAAGCAGTCGGTCAAACAATGGGTCAGCCTCTATGGCTTTGACGGTTTCCGCTTTGATCTGATGGGGATTTTAGATATCCAAACCATGCAGCAAATAGCCGACGAGCTCAAGGCGCTCTATCCTAACATCTATCTCTATGGTGAAGGCTGGCAGATGGATACTGGACTGGCAAGTGAGCATTTGGCTCATCAGTACAATGCTGCCCAGCTTCCGGATTATGGGTTTTTCAGCGACCATTTTCGCGACAGTCTCAAGCAGACCATCGCCCAAGGCCGGCAAATCGAGAGCAAGACTCCTGCCAGTCAGCTTGAAAATGTCCTGACAGCCAATGTCGGCCTAAAAGGCGAGGCTCACTTCATAGCGCCCCAGCAGGCTATTAATTATGTGGAGTGCCATGATAATGCAACGGTTTTTGACTACTTTGATATCGTCAACCCTGCTATCACCTTGCGGGATCGGCTGGCCAATTCGCGGCTGGCTCTCCATCTCGTTCTGCTGGCCCAGGGCGTACCCTTTATCCACAGCGGTCAGGAATTTTTCCGGACTAAAAATCTGATTGACAACACCTACAATATGCCTGACGAAATCAATAAACTAGACTGGCTGCGCTCCCTGCATTACAAAGAGGATATTGCTTTTCTTAAAAAGCTGATTGCCTTTCGCAGGGCACACCCGCTACTGCATCTAAAGACCAGCACCGCTATCAAGCAAGCCTGTCAGGTCAACTGGCTGACAGACAGTTTATTGGAGTACAAAATTCAAGACAGGAAAGAGAGCATGACCATTGTCATCAACTTTGGCAACCAAGAGGCTGACTACGAAAATAAAAACAAGCAAAGATTGCATCTCCAGTATCCAGCCATTGATGTCCAAAAACCAATTGCACCGCTAGCTGACAATTACAGCCTAGCTGGCAAGCAGTTGATTGTTTTGAAATCATAA
- the aspS gene encoding aspartate--tRNA ligase, which produces MKRSMYAGRVRKDHVGQEVTLKGWVARRRDLGGLIFIDLRDREGIMQLVINPETVAAEVMATAESLRSEYVLEVTGKVAAREQVNDKLATGSVELHVENLTVLNTAKTTPFEIKDGIEVNDDTRLRYRYLDLRRPEMLENFKLRAKVTHSIRNYLDELEFLDVETPFLSKSTPEGARDYLVPSRVHQGHFYALPQSPQITKQLLMNAGFDRYYQIVKCFRDEDLRGDRQPEFTQVDLETSFLSEQEIQDITEGLIARVMKETKGIEVSLPFPRMKYDDAMALYGVDKPDTRFEMLLQDLTDLVKGVDFKVFSEAPAVKAIVVKNAADKYSRKDIDKLTEQAKQHGAKGLAWVKVADSELAGPVAKFLTNLTSPLIEALQLENNDLVLFVADTLEVANAALGALRVRLAKELDLIDPDTFNYLWVVDWPMFEWSEEEGRYMSAHHPFTLPQKDSEQELEGDLSKVRAVAYDIVLNGYELGGGSLRINQKDLQERMFKALGFSAQEAAEQFGFLLEAMDYGFPPHGGLALGLDRFVMLLAGEENIREVIAFPKNNKASDPMTQAPSPVSVAQLEELSLQVEAHEED; this is translated from the coding sequence ATGAAACGTTCTATGTATGCTGGGCGTGTCCGCAAGGACCATGTTGGTCAGGAAGTCACTTTGAAGGGCTGGGTAGCCCGCCGTCGGGATTTGGGCGGTCTGATTTTCATTGATTTGCGCGATCGCGAAGGCATTATGCAGCTGGTCATCAATCCTGAGACAGTGGCTGCTGAAGTCATGGCGACCGCAGAAAGCCTGCGCAGTGAGTATGTGCTAGAGGTGACAGGTAAGGTGGCTGCGCGTGAGCAGGTCAATGACAAGCTGGCGACAGGAAGCGTGGAGCTGCATGTGGAAAACCTGACTGTCTTAAATACAGCTAAGACGACGCCTTTTGAAATCAAAGACGGCATTGAGGTGAATGACGATACGCGTTTGCGTTACCGTTATCTGGACTTGCGCCGGCCAGAGATGCTGGAAAACTTCAAGCTCCGTGCCAAGGTGACTCACTCTATCCGCAATTATCTAGATGAGCTGGAGTTCCTTGATGTGGAAACGCCTTTCCTATCTAAGTCAACGCCAGAAGGAGCGCGTGATTACTTGGTGCCTAGTCGGGTCCATCAGGGACATTTTTACGCTCTGCCCCAGAGCCCGCAGATTACCAAGCAACTCTTGATGAACGCTGGTTTTGACCGTTATTACCAGATTGTTAAATGCTTCCGGGACGAGGACTTGCGAGGTGACCGCCAGCCAGAGTTTACTCAGGTGGACTTGGAGACTTCTTTCTTGTCTGAACAGGAGATTCAGGACATTACAGAGGGCTTGATTGCTCGTGTGATGAAAGAGACCAAGGGTATTGAGGTGTCTCTACCTTTCCCGCGTATGAAGTATGATGATGCAATGGCTCTTTATGGGGTTGATAAGCCTGATACTCGTTTTGAGATGTTGTTGCAGGACTTGACAGATCTTGTCAAGGGAGTTGACTTCAAGGTCTTTTCAGAAGCACCAGCTGTCAAGGCAATCGTGGTGAAAAATGCTGCAGACAAATACTCTCGCAAGGATATCGACAAGTTGACAGAGCAAGCAAAACAGCATGGTGCTAAAGGTCTTGCTTGGGTGAAAGTAGCTGATAGTGAGCTGGCTGGCCCTGTTGCTAAGTTCTTGACAAACTTGACAAGTCCGTTGATAGAAGCTTTACAGCTTGAAAATAACGACCTAGTTCTCTTTGTGGCTGATACTTTGGAAGTGGCAAACGCTGCTTTGGGAGCTCTTCGTGTACGCTTGGCTAAAGAGCTGGACTTGATTGACCCTGATACATTTAACTACCTTTGGGTGGTGGATTGGCCCATGTTTGAATGGTCAGAAGAAGAGGGGCGCTACATGAGTGCCCACCATCCGTTCACCCTGCCTCAGAAAGATTCTGAGCAAGAGCTGGAAGGCGACCTGAGCAAGGTGCGGGCTGTGGCCTATGATATCGTCCTCAATGGCTATGAACTGGGCGGCGGCAGTCTTCGGATCAACCAGAAAGACTTGCAGGAGCGGATGTTCAAGGCACTTGGCTTCTCAGCTCAAGAAGCTGCTGAGCAGTTTGGCTTCCTTCTGGAGGCTATGGACTATGGTTTTCCACCGCATGGTGGCTTGGCTCTGGGCTTGGACCGCTTTGTGATGCTGCTGGCTGGTGAAGAAAATATCCGCGAAGTCATCGCCTTTCCGAAAAATAATAAGGCTTCTGATCCAATGACACAGGCACCTAGTCCAGTGTCGGTCGCTCAACTAGAGGAATTAAGTTTACAAGTGGAAGCACATGAAGAAGACTAA
- the nrdI gene encoding class Ib ribonucleoside-diphosphate reductase assembly flavoprotein NrdI, whose amino-acid sequence MESKMTKVSLVYISLSGNTESFVRRLTDYLLEQHPSLEVEKIHIKDMVKEGQPFFEMDNPFIAFLPTYLEGGNGVDNGDVEILTTDVGDFIAYGQNASKCLGVIGSGNRNFNNQYCLTAKQYSERFGFPVLADFEMRGMLGDIKKVAGIIEELYHIEKNENQ is encoded by the coding sequence ATGGAGAGTAAAATGACAAAGGTTTCCTTGGTTTACATCAGCCTGAGCGGCAATACAGAGAGTTTCGTCCGTCGGCTGACAGACTATTTGCTGGAGCAGCATCCAAGCCTAGAAGTAGAGAAGATTCATATCAAAGACATGGTAAAGGAAGGGCAGCCCTTTTTTGAAATGGACAATCCTTTTATCGCTTTTTTGCCGACTTATCTGGAGGGTGGCAATGGTGTGGACAATGGCGATGTAGAAATTCTGACAACCGATGTAGGGGACTTTATTGCCTATGGTCAGAATGCCAGCAAGTGTTTGGGGGTCATTGGCAGTGGCAATCGTAACTTTAACAACCAATATTGTCTGACCGCCAAGCAATATTCAGAGCGCTTCGGATTTCCGGTTTTGGCTGATTTTGAAATGCGTGGCATGTTGGGAGACATTAAGAAAGTTGCGGGGATTATTGAGGAGCTCTATCATATTGAAAAAAACGAAAACCAGTGA
- the glgP gene encoding glycogen/starch/alpha-glucan family phosphorylase has translation MSNLQTYIKNTYSKNLADCSNEELYLALLNYTKLASAQKPVNTGKKKLYYISAEFLIGKLLSNNLINLGLYDDVKQELADAGKDLIEVEEVELEPSLGNGGLGRLAACFLDSIATLGLNGDGVGLNYHFGLFQQVLKNNEQTTIPNFWLTEQNWLVRSSRSYQVPFAHFTLTSTLYDIDVPGYKTETKNRLRLFDLDSVDADIITDGIDFDKTDIARNLTLFLYPDDSDKQGELLRIFQQYFMVSNGAQLIIDEAIEKGSNLHDLADYAVIQINDTHPSLVIPEMIRLLTERGLDLDEAIAIVQKMTAYTNHTILAEALEKWPLEFLKEVVPHLVPIIKELDKRVKAKYADPAVQIIDEDDRVHMAHMDIHYGYSVNGVAALHTEILKNSELKAFYDIYPEKFNNKTNGITFRRWLMHANPRLSHYLDELLGRDWHHDATKLEGLLEFTGAANVKEKLEGIKAHNKRKLARHLKEAQGVEINPDSIFDIQIKRLHEYKRQQMNALYVIHKYLDIKAGNIPARPITVFFGGKAAPAYTIAQDIIHLILCLSEVIANDPKVAPHLQVVMVENYNVTASSFLIAAGDISEQISLASKEASGTGNMKFMLNGALTLGTMDGANVEIAELVGEDNIYIFGEDSETVIDLYAKSAYKSSEYYAREAIKPLVDFIVSDEVLAVGKAERLERLYNELISKDWFMTLLDLEDYIQVKERMLADYEDRDAWMDKVIVNIAKAGFFSSDRTIAQYEEEVWHLNS, from the coding sequence ATGTCAAACTTACAAACTTATATCAAAAATACTTATTCAAAAAATCTTGCTGATTGCAGCAACGAAGAACTCTACCTGGCTCTTTTGAACTACACTAAATTAGCCAGCGCTCAAAAGCCAGTCAACACTGGTAAGAAAAAACTCTACTATATCTCAGCAGAGTTCCTGATTGGTAAACTCTTGTCTAACAACTTGATCAATCTTGGACTTTACGATGATGTGAAGCAAGAGTTGGCAGATGCTGGTAAAGACTTGATCGAAGTAGAAGAAGTTGAGTTGGAGCCGTCTCTGGGTAACGGAGGCTTGGGCCGTCTGGCTGCCTGCTTCTTGGACTCTATTGCGACACTTGGTCTCAATGGTGATGGTGTAGGACTGAACTACCATTTCGGTCTTTTCCAACAGGTTTTGAAAAACAACGAACAGACAACTATTCCTAACTTCTGGCTGACTGAGCAAAACTGGTTGGTTCGCTCTAGCCGCAGCTACCAAGTGCCATTTGCTCACTTCACTCTGACATCTACTCTTTATGATATTGATGTGCCAGGCTACAAGACAGAAACTAAGAACCGTCTTCGTCTCTTTGATTTGGACTCAGTGGATGCAGATATCATCACAGACGGTATTGACTTTGATAAGACAGATATCGCTCGCAACTTGACCCTCTTCCTCTATCCAGATGATAGTGACAAGCAAGGGGAATTGCTCCGTATCTTCCAGCAGTACTTTATGGTTTCAAATGGTGCTCAGCTGATTATTGACGAAGCGATTGAAAAAGGCAGCAACCTGCACGACTTGGCAGACTATGCTGTCATCCAAATCAATGATACCCACCCATCTCTGGTTATCCCAGAAATGATTCGTCTCTTGACTGAGCGTGGTTTGGATCTGGATGAAGCAATTGCCATCGTACAGAAGATGACTGCTTATACGAACCACACAATTCTGGCAGAAGCTCTTGAAAAATGGCCTCTGGAATTCTTGAAAGAAGTAGTACCGCACCTGGTACCAATCATCAAAGAGCTTGACAAGCGCGTTAAAGCTAAATACGCAGATCCAGCAGTGCAAATCATTGATGAAGACGATCGTGTGCACATGGCTCACATGGATATCCACTACGGATACAGTGTCAATGGGGTTGCTGCTCTGCATACAGAAATCCTAAAAAACTCTGAGCTCAAAGCCTTCTACGATATCTACCCTGAAAAATTCAATAACAAGACCAACGGTATTACTTTCCGCCGCTGGCTCATGCATGCCAACCCACGTCTGTCTCATTATCTGGATGAGTTGCTGGGTCGCGACTGGCACCATGACGCAACTAAGCTCGAAGGCTTGTTGGAATTCACTGGCGCTGCAAATGTTAAAGAAAAATTGGAAGGCATTAAGGCTCACAACAAGCGTAAATTGGCTCGTCACTTGAAGGAAGCCCAAGGTGTGGAAATCAATCCAGACTCTATCTTTGATATCCAAATCAAGCGTCTGCATGAGTACAAGCGCCAACAAATGAACGCTCTGTACGTTATCCACAAGTATCTGGACATCAAGGCTGGTAACATCCCTGCTCGTCCAATCACTGTCTTCTTCGGTGGTAAGGCTGCTCCTGCTTACACAATTGCACAGGACATCATCCACCTCATTCTTTGCTTGTCAGAAGTGATTGCTAATGACCCTAAAGTGGCTCCACATCTGCAAGTAGTTATGGTAGAAAACTACAACGTTACAGCATCTAGCTTCTTGATTGCAGCTGGTGACATTTCTGAGCAGATTTCCCTGGCTTCTAAGGAAGCATCTGGTACTGGTAACATGAAGTTCATGCTTAACGGTGCTTTGACTCTTGGTACTATGGACGGAGCGAACGTTGAGATTGCAGAGCTGGTCGGCGAAGACAACATCTACATCTTCGGTGAAGATTCTGAGACTGTTATTGACCTCTACGCAAAATCTGCTTACAAGTCTAGTGAGTACTATGCGCGCGAAGCTATCAAGCCATTGGTTGACTTTATCGTCAGCGATGAAGTATTGGCAGTCGGTAAAGCTGAACGCTTGGAACGTCTTTACAATGAGCTGATTAGCAAGGACTGGTTCATGACCTTGCTGGATCTGGAAGACTATATCCAAGTGAAAGAGCGCATGCTGGCGGACTACGAAGACCGCGATGCTTGGATGGACAAAGTCATCGTCAATATCGCTAAAGCTGGCTTCTTCTCATCTGACCGTACTATCGCTCAATACGAAGAAGAAGTATGGCACTTGAATAGCTAA